The Apis mellifera strain DH4 linkage group LG8, Amel_HAv3.1, whole genome shotgun sequence genome contains a region encoding:
- the LOC552794 gene encoding mediator of RNA polymerase II transcription subunit 14 isoform X1, whose amino-acid sequence MAPVPLEGHQTPVTNNIPQEGNRGGSISLGMLIDFIIQRTYHELTVLAELLPRKTDMERKIEIYNFSARTRQLYVRLLALVKWANSASKVDKSAHIMAFLDKQSLLFVDTADMLARMARETLVHARLPNFHIPAAVEVLTTGTYSRLPACIRERIVPPDPITPAEKRSTLQRLNQVIQHRLVTGNLLPQMRNLKIEAGRVTFLVEQEFSVSLTVMGDGPTVPWRLLELEILVSDRETGDGKALVHPLQTRYVHQVVQSRLAESSNPLSEVYHILHYFCQSLQLEVLYSQTLRLIRDRLDDHIHVDEYTPGKCLSVSYWRELTNKDPRSELGYKLTVQVDQHDPARPLAIVHIPSLGSKESEIADRAIRSDQLSMECLLVHTIYVRTRSRLLDLKQELQTMLKDVECTLAGSPAILSVPILQPCLRAEHLLVTVDTHTGMLQCHVPQYEVPLIPELTTALNGDHSRLPTLISELRFWITQRRCEKTLQHLPATSHERLPVLLHPDHPISKISRHRMFIQLHRHPTVILIVAFKEKETSPCEIECSFYLAVVKHSSIEDDPHDDSIETEIPKMYLKVQSLIEFDTFVITHGPFTSVDNETPETNSLKRRSTGPSGRSDSSATLQNRRSKQPAYFIPELAHVVALCDERIPFVTLAQELTRRDIAHQGLQVEANATALVLKLVQLPAPSAGINTSCAWYALLKRLLSVSIRVQGKGMAKTWMAEFVFYGSPLSSSHPKEQGLRRPVYFQYEMGTADTISRTVDAILNDWAQIVHLYFIVHDLAEYFKMEKYNLRNMVTIKLYNYSKLVLTYGPNRGATVTVQWSTNDKAFKLIFGKSPTSTITNAHSIMKEQLEAHLNRHRNLAQLIHILHETLQPLTSISKLPIIPQLCVYNSRPQVPVQTFTIMPQCVTLVRIAYQGMYCLELRLRGSGLVSLRDGAYSRFDRSYVVDEFTPTQGLKAFLSKYVDESAVSRRRSQSEDDNPPSPVTMDSDGGSGSGNVGFLSHHRSGPQSPAQQRDGLRFHPPLTPPSGSNPHTPASPHTANISQTNQHQSFGSSPATSFNLASPPSLPPNTPNMLPHPSPGSGLVANSPLNPMHVPSPAGLMPTSSPGPCSNVQVGHSPAGSFMQTGHIDGSPFPSSQSMASPAASNWPGSPSVPRPSPARPTQSPGHALHSPQASDHKTGTHISRVLPQRSWAGAVPTLLTHEALELLCCPSPHPSGLPGPDLSPLERFLGCIYMRRQFQRFIQTDECLTAVNSTEPGVVHFKVESLQCRVGLNPQHLQSLHIKVQPLPDHKDQWTLEELQIIEKFFDTRAAIPPYKPNTLSGFGRMLNVPFNVLKDFVQIMKLELVPGLAQQQQLKWNVQWCLRIPPSGTPIVPTGMAAILVCRNKILFFLQITRIGLPYQGETPSLVLPLVYDVSTNLTQLAEKRDPSPASAMAAASLQLKRFAEYGANQSECSLFPAVRDLLANLTLPSDPPVMSQVPPAGGTPTQQIQSPAMQLHSPMAGNQGPPQAPYGIQGMPPMGIMGGPPQ is encoded by the exons atggcACCAGTGCCTTTAGAGGGTCATCAAACACCTGTAACTAATAATATTCCACAAGAAGGAAATCGTGGTGGTTCTATTTCCCTTGGCATGCTTATTGATTTCATTATACAACGTACTTATCATGAACTTACAGTTTTAGCTGaatt attACCTCGAAAAACTGACATGGAAcgcaaaatagaaatttataatttttcagctAGAACTAGACAATTATATGTACGTTTATTAGCATTGGTTAAATGGGCTAATAGTGCTTCCAAAGTTGATAAATCTGCg caTATAATGGCATTCTTAGACAAGCAATCACTTCTTTTCGTTGATACAGCTGATATGCTTGCAAGAATGGCCCGTGAGACATTAGTACATGCAAGGTTACCTAATTTTCATATTCCTGCTGCAGTGGAAGTTCTTACAACTGGAACATATAGTCGCTTACCAGCATGCATAaga gaAAGAATTGTTCCTCCTGATCCAATTACACCAGCAGAAAAAAGAAGTACACTTCAGAGATTGAATCAAGTTATTCAACATAGATTAGTTACTGGAAATCTGCTTCCACAAAtgcgtaatttaaaaattgaagcaGGAAGAGTAACATTTCTTGTAGAGCAAGAATTTTCAGTATCACTTACAGTAATGGGAGATGGTCCAACAGTACCTTGGAGATTATTAGAATTGGAAATCTTAGTTTCAGATAGAGAAACAGGAGATGGAAAAGCTTTGGTGCATCCATTGCAAACTCGTTATGTGCatcaa gTGGTGCAATCGAGATTAGCAGAAAGTTCAAATCCATTATCAGAAGTTTATCAcattttgcattatttttgtCAATCACTACAACTAGAAGTACTCTATTCTCAAACATTACGGTTAATACGAGATAGATTGGATGATCATATTCATGTGGATGAATATACACCAGGAAAATGTCTTTCAGTTTCATATTGGAGAGAATTGACTAATAAAGATCCTCGATCAGAATTGGGCTATAAATTAACAGTACAGGTGGACCAACATGACCCTGCAAGACCTCTTGCAATAGTACATATTCCATCTTTAGGTAGCAAAGAAAGTGAAATAGCAGACAGAGCAATTAGGTCAGATCAATTATCAATGGAATGTTTATTAGTGCATACAATATATGTACGTACTAGAAgtagattattagatttaaagcAAGAATTGCAAACGATGTTGAAAGATGTTGAATGTACTTTAGCCGGTTCACCTGCAATTCTTTCTGTTCCAATTTTGCAACCTTGCTTAAGAGCAGAACACTTGTTAGTTACTGTTGATACACATACTGGAATGTTGCAATGTCATGTACCTCAATATGAAGTTCCGTTGATTCCGGAATTAACTACTGCTTTAAATGGCGATCATTCTCGCCTTCCGACTTTAATATCAGAACTTAG aTTTTGGATAACACAAAGACGATGTGAAAAAACATTACAACATCTTCCAGCAACTTCTCATGAACGTTTACCAGTTCTTCTTCATCCTGATCAtccaatatcaaaaattagtaGACATCGAATGTTTATCCAACTTCATCGACATCCTACAGTTATTTTAATAGTGGcatttaaagagaaagaaacttcACCATGTGAAATTGAATGTTCATTTTATCTTGCTGTAGTAAAACATAGTTCTATAGAGGATGATCCCCATGATGATAGTATTGAAACAGAAATtccaaaaatgtatttaaaagttcaaagtttaattgaatttgataCTTTTGTCATAACTCATGGACCTTTTACTAGTGTTGACAATG AAACTCCTGAAACAAATAGTTTGAAACGAAGAAGTACAGGACCTAGTGGAAGATCTGATAGCAGTGCTACATTGCAAAACAGAAGATCTAAGCAACCTGCATATTTTATTCCTGAGTTAGCACATGTGGTTGCACTTTGTGATGAAAGGATACCTTTTGTAACATTAGCACAAGAATTGACTAGAAGAGATATAGCTCATCAAGGGCTTCAAGTAGAGGCAAATGCTACTGCATTAGTTTTAAAACTAGTTCAATTACCTGCTCCTTCTGCAGGAATAAATACTAGTTGTGCCTGGTATGCTCTTCTTAAAAGATTACTCAGTGTTTCAATTAGAGTTCAAGGTAAAGGTATGGCTAAAACATGGATGGctgaatttgtattttatggtAGCCCGTTATCTAGTAGTCATCCAAAAGAACAAg GATTGCGAAGACCAGTGTATTTCCAATATGAAATGGGAACAGCAGATACTATTTCGCGTACAGTAGATGCAATACTTAATGATTGGGCTCAAATTGtacatctttattttattgtacatgATTTagcagaatattttaaaatgg aaaaatataatctgcGTAATATGgttactataaaattatataattatagtaagtTAGTTTTAACTTATGGTCCTAATCGTGGAGCTACTGTTACTGTGCAATGGAGTACCAATGACAAagcatttaaattgatatttggaaaaa gTCCAACTAGTACTATTACTAATGCTCATTCAATTATGAAAGAACAATTGGAGGCTCATTTAAATAGACACAGAAATTTAGCTCAACTTATACATATTCTTCATGAAACACTTCAACCTCTTACATCAATTAGCAAATTGCCTATAATTCCACAACTTTGTGTTTATAATTCg agACCTCAAGTGCCAGTACAAACTTTCACTATTATGCCACAATGTGTAACTCTAGTCAGAATTGCATATCAGGGTATGTATTGTTTAGAACTTCGTCTACGAGGAAGTGGTTTAGTGAGCTTACGGGATGGCGCTTATAGCCGTTTTGATAGAAGTTACGTTGTAGATGAATTTACTCCTACACAAGGTCTTaag gcttttttatctaaatatgtGGATGAAAGTGCAGTTTCTCGTAGAAGATCTCAATCAGAGGATGATAATCCTCCTTCTCCTGTTACAATGGATAGCGATGGAGGTAGCGGAAGTGGAAATGTAGGTTTTTTAAGTCATCATAGAAGTGGACCTCAATCACCTGCACAACAGAGAGATGGATTAAGGTTTCATCCACCTCTGACTCCACCTTCTGGTAGTAATCCTCATACTCCAGCTAGTCCACATACTGCTAATATATCACAG acaaATCAACATCAAAGTTTTGGAAGTAGTCCAGCCACTTCTTTCAATTTGGCTTCACCACCATCATTACCACCAAATACACCTAATATGTTACCACATCCTTCACCAGGTTCTGGTTTAGTTGCTAACAGTCCTTTAAATCCAATGCATGTTCCTAGTCCAGCTGGATTAATGCCAACATCTTCACCAGGACCATGTAGTAATGTTCAAGTGGGACATTCTCCTGCAGGATCTTTTATGCAAACTG gacATATAGATGGAAGTCCATTTCCATCTTCACAAAGTATGGCTTCTCCAGCAGCCTCTAATTGGCCAGGATCACCTAGTGTGCCTAGACCATCTCCAGCACGTCCTACACAAAGTCCGGGACATGCATTGCATAGTCCTCAAGCCTCTGATCATAAAACAGGGACTCATATTTCAAGAGTACTTCCACAACGTTCTTGGGCAGGTGCTGTACCTACACTTTTAACTCACGAAGCTTTAGAATTGCTCTGTTGTCCTTCTCCACACCCTTCTGGACTTCCTGGGCCTGATCTTTCACCACTTGAAAGATTTTTAGGATGCATTTATATGCGCAGACAATTCCAACGATTCATACAAACTGATGAATGt ttAACAGCGGTAAATAGTACAGAACCAGGAGTTGTACATTTCAAAGTAGAAAGTTTACAATGTCGAGTTGGCTTAAATCCACAACATTTACAATCTCTTCATATAAAAGTACAACCTCTTCCAGATCATAAAGATCAATGGACGCTTGAAGAATTACaa atcatagaaaaattttttgatacaaGAGCAGCAATACCACCATATAAACCAAACACACTTTCTGGTTTTGGTAGAATGTTAAATGTTCCATTTAATGTGTTGAAAGATTTTGtacaaattatgaaattagaattagtACCTGGGTTagcacaacaacaacaacttaAATGGAATGTACAATGGTGTTTAAGAATTCCTCCTTCTGGAACTCCAATTGTACCTACTGGCATGGCTGCTATATTAGTTtgcagaaataaaattctttttttt ttgcAAATAACAAGAATTGGATTACCATATCAAGGAGAAACACCATCACTTGTTTTACCCCTAGTTTATGATGTTAGTACAAACCTAACACAGTTAGCAGAAAAAAGAGATCCAAGCCCAGCTTCTGCAATGGCAGCAGCATCcttacaattaaaaagatttgctGAATATGGTGCAAATCAGTCTGAATGTTCTCTCTTTCCTGCAGTTAGAGATTTACTTGCCAATTTGACTCTTCCTTCAGATCCTCCAGTCATGTCTCAG GTTCCACCAGCTGGTGGAACACCAACACAACAGATTCAAAGTCCTGCAATGCAATTACATTCTCCTATGGCTGGAAATCAAGGTCCTCCACAGGCACCATATGGAATTCAAGGTATGCCTCCAATGGGCATAATGGGTGGACCACCTCAATAG
- the LOC552794 gene encoding mediator of RNA polymerase II transcription subunit 14 isoform X2, whose protein sequence is MAPVPLEGHQTPVTNNIPQEGNRGGSISLGMLIDFIIQRTYHELTVLAELLPRKTDMERKIEIYNFSARTRQLYVRLLALVKWANSASKVDKSAHIMAFLDKQSLLFVDTADMLARMARETLVHARLPNFHIPAAVEVLTTGTYSRLPACIRERIVPPDPITPAEKRSTLQRLNQVIQHRLVTGNLLPQMRNLKIEAGRVTFLVEQEFSVSLTVMGDGPTVPWRLLELEILVSDRETGDGKALVHPLQTRYVHQVVQSRLAESSNPLSEVYHILHYFCQSLQLEVLYSQTLRLIRDRLDDHIHVDEYTPGKCLSVSYWRELTNKDPRSELGYKLTVQVDQHDPARPLAIVHIPSLGSKESEIADRAIRSDQLSMECLLVHTIYVRTRSRLLDLKQELQTMLKDVECTLAGSPAILSVPILQPCLRAEHLLVTVDTHTGMLQCHVPQYEVPLIPELTTALNGDHSRLPTLISELRFWITQRRCEKTLQHLPATSHERLPVLLHPDHPISKISRHRMFIQLHRHPTVILIVAFKEKETSPCEIECSFYLAVVKHSSIEDDPHDDSIETEIPKMYLKVQSLIEFDTFVITHGPFTSVDNETPETNSLKRRSTGPSGRSDSSATLQNRRSKQPAYFIPELAHVVALCDERIPFVTLAQELTRRDIAHQGLQVEANATALVLKLVQLPAPSAGINTSCAWYALLKRLLSVSIRVQGKGMAKTWMAEFVFYGSPLSSSHPKEQGLRRPVYFQYEMGTADTISRTVDAILNDWAQIVHLYFIVHDLAEYFKMEKYNLRNMVTIKLYNYSKLVLTYGPNRGATVTVQWSTNDKAFKLIFGKSPTSTITNAHSIMKEQLEAHLNRHRNLAQLIHILHETLQPLTSISKLPIIPQLCVYNSRPQVPVQTFTIMPQCVTLVRIAYQGMYCLELRLRGSGLVSLRDGAYSRFDRSYVVDEFTPTQGLKAFLSKYVDESAVSRRRSQSEDDNPPSPVTMDSDGGSGSGNVGFLSHHRSGPQSPAQQRDGLRFHPPLTPPSGSNPHTPASPHTANISQTNQHQSFGSSPATSFNLASPPSLPPNTPNMLPHPSPGSGLVANSPLNPMHVPSPAGLMPTSSPGPCSNVQVGHSPAGSFMQTGHIDGSPFPSSQSMASPAASNWPGSPSVPRPSPARPTQSPGHALHSPQASDHKTGTHISRVLPQRSWAGAVPTLLTHEALELLCCPSPHPSGLPGPDLSPLERFLGCIYMRRQFQRFIQTDECLTAVNSTEPGVVHFKVESLQCRVGLNPQHLQSLHIKVQPLPDHKDQWTLEELQIIEKFFDTRAAIPPYKPNTLSGFGRMLNVPFNVLKDFVQIMKLELVPGLAQQQQLKWNVQWCLRIPPSGTPIVPTGMAAILVCRNKILFFLQITRIGLPYQGETPSLVLPLVYDVSTNLTQLAEKRDPSPASAMAAASLQLKRFAEYGANQSECSLFPAVRDLLANLTLPSDPPVMSQIQSPAMQLHSPMAGNQGPPQAPYGIQGMPPMGIMGGPPQ, encoded by the exons atggcACCAGTGCCTTTAGAGGGTCATCAAACACCTGTAACTAATAATATTCCACAAGAAGGAAATCGTGGTGGTTCTATTTCCCTTGGCATGCTTATTGATTTCATTATACAACGTACTTATCATGAACTTACAGTTTTAGCTGaatt attACCTCGAAAAACTGACATGGAAcgcaaaatagaaatttataatttttcagctAGAACTAGACAATTATATGTACGTTTATTAGCATTGGTTAAATGGGCTAATAGTGCTTCCAAAGTTGATAAATCTGCg caTATAATGGCATTCTTAGACAAGCAATCACTTCTTTTCGTTGATACAGCTGATATGCTTGCAAGAATGGCCCGTGAGACATTAGTACATGCAAGGTTACCTAATTTTCATATTCCTGCTGCAGTGGAAGTTCTTACAACTGGAACATATAGTCGCTTACCAGCATGCATAaga gaAAGAATTGTTCCTCCTGATCCAATTACACCAGCAGAAAAAAGAAGTACACTTCAGAGATTGAATCAAGTTATTCAACATAGATTAGTTACTGGAAATCTGCTTCCACAAAtgcgtaatttaaaaattgaagcaGGAAGAGTAACATTTCTTGTAGAGCAAGAATTTTCAGTATCACTTACAGTAATGGGAGATGGTCCAACAGTACCTTGGAGATTATTAGAATTGGAAATCTTAGTTTCAGATAGAGAAACAGGAGATGGAAAAGCTTTGGTGCATCCATTGCAAACTCGTTATGTGCatcaa gTGGTGCAATCGAGATTAGCAGAAAGTTCAAATCCATTATCAGAAGTTTATCAcattttgcattatttttgtCAATCACTACAACTAGAAGTACTCTATTCTCAAACATTACGGTTAATACGAGATAGATTGGATGATCATATTCATGTGGATGAATATACACCAGGAAAATGTCTTTCAGTTTCATATTGGAGAGAATTGACTAATAAAGATCCTCGATCAGAATTGGGCTATAAATTAACAGTACAGGTGGACCAACATGACCCTGCAAGACCTCTTGCAATAGTACATATTCCATCTTTAGGTAGCAAAGAAAGTGAAATAGCAGACAGAGCAATTAGGTCAGATCAATTATCAATGGAATGTTTATTAGTGCATACAATATATGTACGTACTAGAAgtagattattagatttaaagcAAGAATTGCAAACGATGTTGAAAGATGTTGAATGTACTTTAGCCGGTTCACCTGCAATTCTTTCTGTTCCAATTTTGCAACCTTGCTTAAGAGCAGAACACTTGTTAGTTACTGTTGATACACATACTGGAATGTTGCAATGTCATGTACCTCAATATGAAGTTCCGTTGATTCCGGAATTAACTACTGCTTTAAATGGCGATCATTCTCGCCTTCCGACTTTAATATCAGAACTTAG aTTTTGGATAACACAAAGACGATGTGAAAAAACATTACAACATCTTCCAGCAACTTCTCATGAACGTTTACCAGTTCTTCTTCATCCTGATCAtccaatatcaaaaattagtaGACATCGAATGTTTATCCAACTTCATCGACATCCTACAGTTATTTTAATAGTGGcatttaaagagaaagaaacttcACCATGTGAAATTGAATGTTCATTTTATCTTGCTGTAGTAAAACATAGTTCTATAGAGGATGATCCCCATGATGATAGTATTGAAACAGAAATtccaaaaatgtatttaaaagttcaaagtttaattgaatttgataCTTTTGTCATAACTCATGGACCTTTTACTAGTGTTGACAATG AAACTCCTGAAACAAATAGTTTGAAACGAAGAAGTACAGGACCTAGTGGAAGATCTGATAGCAGTGCTACATTGCAAAACAGAAGATCTAAGCAACCTGCATATTTTATTCCTGAGTTAGCACATGTGGTTGCACTTTGTGATGAAAGGATACCTTTTGTAACATTAGCACAAGAATTGACTAGAAGAGATATAGCTCATCAAGGGCTTCAAGTAGAGGCAAATGCTACTGCATTAGTTTTAAAACTAGTTCAATTACCTGCTCCTTCTGCAGGAATAAATACTAGTTGTGCCTGGTATGCTCTTCTTAAAAGATTACTCAGTGTTTCAATTAGAGTTCAAGGTAAAGGTATGGCTAAAACATGGATGGctgaatttgtattttatggtAGCCCGTTATCTAGTAGTCATCCAAAAGAACAAg GATTGCGAAGACCAGTGTATTTCCAATATGAAATGGGAACAGCAGATACTATTTCGCGTACAGTAGATGCAATACTTAATGATTGGGCTCAAATTGtacatctttattttattgtacatgATTTagcagaatattttaaaatgg aaaaatataatctgcGTAATATGgttactataaaattatataattatagtaagtTAGTTTTAACTTATGGTCCTAATCGTGGAGCTACTGTTACTGTGCAATGGAGTACCAATGACAAagcatttaaattgatatttggaaaaa gTCCAACTAGTACTATTACTAATGCTCATTCAATTATGAAAGAACAATTGGAGGCTCATTTAAATAGACACAGAAATTTAGCTCAACTTATACATATTCTTCATGAAACACTTCAACCTCTTACATCAATTAGCAAATTGCCTATAATTCCACAACTTTGTGTTTATAATTCg agACCTCAAGTGCCAGTACAAACTTTCACTATTATGCCACAATGTGTAACTCTAGTCAGAATTGCATATCAGGGTATGTATTGTTTAGAACTTCGTCTACGAGGAAGTGGTTTAGTGAGCTTACGGGATGGCGCTTATAGCCGTTTTGATAGAAGTTACGTTGTAGATGAATTTACTCCTACACAAGGTCTTaag gcttttttatctaaatatgtGGATGAAAGTGCAGTTTCTCGTAGAAGATCTCAATCAGAGGATGATAATCCTCCTTCTCCTGTTACAATGGATAGCGATGGAGGTAGCGGAAGTGGAAATGTAGGTTTTTTAAGTCATCATAGAAGTGGACCTCAATCACCTGCACAACAGAGAGATGGATTAAGGTTTCATCCACCTCTGACTCCACCTTCTGGTAGTAATCCTCATACTCCAGCTAGTCCACATACTGCTAATATATCACAG acaaATCAACATCAAAGTTTTGGAAGTAGTCCAGCCACTTCTTTCAATTTGGCTTCACCACCATCATTACCACCAAATACACCTAATATGTTACCACATCCTTCACCAGGTTCTGGTTTAGTTGCTAACAGTCCTTTAAATCCAATGCATGTTCCTAGTCCAGCTGGATTAATGCCAACATCTTCACCAGGACCATGTAGTAATGTTCAAGTGGGACATTCTCCTGCAGGATCTTTTATGCAAACTG gacATATAGATGGAAGTCCATTTCCATCTTCACAAAGTATGGCTTCTCCAGCAGCCTCTAATTGGCCAGGATCACCTAGTGTGCCTAGACCATCTCCAGCACGTCCTACACAAAGTCCGGGACATGCATTGCATAGTCCTCAAGCCTCTGATCATAAAACAGGGACTCATATTTCAAGAGTACTTCCACAACGTTCTTGGGCAGGTGCTGTACCTACACTTTTAACTCACGAAGCTTTAGAATTGCTCTGTTGTCCTTCTCCACACCCTTCTGGACTTCCTGGGCCTGATCTTTCACCACTTGAAAGATTTTTAGGATGCATTTATATGCGCAGACAATTCCAACGATTCATACAAACTGATGAATGt ttAACAGCGGTAAATAGTACAGAACCAGGAGTTGTACATTTCAAAGTAGAAAGTTTACAATGTCGAGTTGGCTTAAATCCACAACATTTACAATCTCTTCATATAAAAGTACAACCTCTTCCAGATCATAAAGATCAATGGACGCTTGAAGAATTACaa atcatagaaaaattttttgatacaaGAGCAGCAATACCACCATATAAACCAAACACACTTTCTGGTTTTGGTAGAATGTTAAATGTTCCATTTAATGTGTTGAAAGATTTTGtacaaattatgaaattagaattagtACCTGGGTTagcacaacaacaacaacttaAATGGAATGTACAATGGTGTTTAAGAATTCCTCCTTCTGGAACTCCAATTGTACCTACTGGCATGGCTGCTATATTAGTTtgcagaaataaaattctttttttt ttgcAAATAACAAGAATTGGATTACCATATCAAGGAGAAACACCATCACTTGTTTTACCCCTAGTTTATGATGTTAGTACAAACCTAACACAGTTAGCAGAAAAAAGAGATCCAAGCCCAGCTTCTGCAATGGCAGCAGCATCcttacaattaaaaagatttgctGAATATGGTGCAAATCAGTCTGAATGTTCTCTCTTTCCTGCAGTTAGAGATTTACTTGCCAATTTGACTCTTCCTTCAGATCCTCCAGTCATGTCTCAG ATTCAAAGTCCTGCAATGCAATTACATTCTCCTATGGCTGGAAATCAAGGTCCTCCACAGGCACCATATGGAATTCAAGGTATGCCTCCAATGGGCATAATGGGTGGACCACCTCAATAG
- the LOC552010 gene encoding 60S ribosomal export protein NMD3 encodes MELLNEPIQQKSMILCCICGISIEPNPANMCVACLRTQVDVTENIPKQATIHFCKGCERYLQPPGEWIHAALESRELLTLCLKKLKGLNRVKLIDAGFVWTEPHSMRLKVKLTVQAEVIGGAVLQQVFIVEYTINHQMCNDCHRTEAKDYWRALVQVRQRATNKKTFYYLEQLILKYKAHEQTLGIKPIHEGLDFFFANEATARKMVDFLSSVIPCRYDHSKKLISHDIHSNIYNYKFTYSVEIVPISRDSIVCLPRKLSHQLGGINSICLVYKITNFIHLIDVSSGQIAELNASLYWRHAFNSICDPKQLIEYTVMDIEQIKFKDRKFFPGQGTISDKHVIADVWLVKSCDLGINDNLIHTRTHLGHVLKPGDTALGYALNDSNINDKNFEILNKDLVPDIILTKKNYTNDRAARRRMRNWKLKHMLSDKDNMTTDNNDYYEFLEDIEEDPEMRQNINIFKDRMKTIPIDTNELSDPSYPQITLEEMLDDLAINDVEVPYIL; translated from the exons atggaattattaaatgaaccaattcaacaaaaatcaatgat attatgttGTATTTGTGGCATTAGTATTGAACCTAATCCAGCAAATATGTGCGTGGCATGTTTAAGAACTCAAGTAGATGTTACTGAGAATATTCCAAAGCAAGCAACAATTCATTTTTGCAAAGGTTGTGAaag atatttacaaCCACCTGGAGAATGGATTCATGCAGCATTAGAATCTAgagaattattaacattatgtttgaaaaaattaaaaggtttaaatcgtgtaaaattaattgatgctGGATTTGTATGGACAGAACCTCATTCTATGAGATTAaag gtaAAATTAACAGTACAAGCTGAAGTAATAGGAGGAGCAGTTCTTCAACAAGTATTTATAGTTGAATACACAATAAATCATCAAATGTGTAATGATTGTCATCGAACAGAAGCAAAAGATTATTGGCGTGCTTTg gtaCAAGTACGGCAGAGagcaacaaataaaaaaacattttattatttagagcaactaatattaaaatataaagcacACGAACAAACTTTGGGTATAAAACCTATTCatg agggtttagattttttttttgcaaatgaaGCAACAGCACGTAAAATGGTCGATTTTCTTTCAAGTGTTATACCTTGTCGATATGaccattctaaaaaattaatatcacatGATATTCATAGtaacatttacaattataaatttacatacag cgTGGAGATAGTCCCAATATCAAGAGATAGTATAGTATGTCTTCCAAGAAAATTAAGTCATCAACTTGGaggaataaattcaatttgctTAGTATATAAGATTACAAATTTCATACATTTAATAGATGTATCATCTGGGCAAA ttgcAGAATTGAATGCTTCGCTTTATTGGAGACATGCTTTTAACAGTATTTGTGATCCAAaacaattaatagaatatacaGTAATGGAtattgaacaaataaaatttaaagatagaaaattttttcctggACAAGGAACTATTTCAGATAag catgTAATAGCAGATGTATGGTTAGTTAAAAGTTGTGATTTaggaataaatgataatttaattcatacacGCACTCATCTTGGTCATGTATTAAAACCTGGCGATACTGCTTTAgg atatgctCTTAATGAcagtaatattaatgataaaaatttcgaaatattaaataaagatttagtcccagatataattttaacaaagaagaattatacaaATGATAGAGCTGCGCGACGCAGAatgagaaattggaaattgaaacATATGTTATCAGATAAGGACAATATGACTACagataataa TGACTATTATGAGTTTCTGGAAGATATTGAAGAAGATCCAGAAATGAgacaaaacataaatatttttaaagatcgtATGAAGACAATTCCAATAGACACAAATGAGCTATCTGATCCTAGTTATCCACAAATCACTCTTGAAGAAATGCTTGACGATCTCGCTATTAACGATGTTGAAGTACCTTATATtttgtga